One stretch of Leadbetterella byssophila DSM 17132 DNA includes these proteins:
- a CDS encoding DUF6580 family putative transport protein → MMKLDTRKSLMALGLIVLVTGFRLIEHPFNSTPMLAVMLFSAAVIKDWRLKIAIPLLCLAISDVLVGIKYGYGTYTSSALVYFAFATVFAIGYFALKKLNVVNIALGSIAGSIVFFLITNFAFFYPEAAIANPTLGHYPHNWVGIVASYQAGLPFFKNMLAGDLMFNGLLFGAYALVLKSAAFQRANA, encoded by the coding sequence ATGATGAAATTAGATACACGTAAAAGCTTAATGGCCTTAGGACTGATCGTTTTGGTCACAGGATTTCGCTTGATAGAGCACCCCTTTAATTCTACGCCTATGTTGGCGGTTATGCTGTTTTCTGCGGCAGTAATTAAAGATTGGCGACTAAAAATAGCTATACCGCTCCTATGTCTAGCCATCAGTGATGTATTAGTAGGGATCAAATACGGTTATGGTACGTATACCTCTTCTGCACTAGTGTACTTTGCTTTTGCTACAGTATTTGCCATTGGATACTTTGCATTGAAGAAACTGAATGTAGTGAACATCGCTCTGGGTTCAATAGCAGGATCTATAGTATTCTTTTTGATTACAAATTTCGCATTTTTCTACCCTGAGGCAGCTATAGCGAATCCCACTTTAGGTCATTACCCTCACAATTGGGTAGGTATAGTAGCATCTTACCAAGCCGGATTACCGTTTTTCAAAAACATGTTAGCCGGTGATTTAATGTTCAATGGTTTATTATTTGGCGCTTACGCTTTAGTGTTGAAGTCGGCTGCCTTTCAACGTGCCAACGCATGA
- a CDS encoding circularly permuted type 2 ATP-grasp protein, which yields MNFGEYNTSGVYDELCESTGLPREGAETVYNYFNSLSLDELRARQKNLEVSMMNMGITFNVYSEEGGIERIIPIDIIPRIIRAKEWEHLEKGLKQRIFALNEFLKDIYSEQKILEDKVMPSETIFSSKGFLKECMHVKPLKDIYIHITGTDLIRNAQGEFVILEDNLRCPSGVSYMLQGRELSKQGLAKLISKAKVKSISDYPEKLFQALKYISGKAEPTIAVLTPGIYNSAYYEHSYLAQQMGVELVDYRDLIVENDFLKLRTTKGLKTVDVLYRRLDDLFIDPIHFNPMSLIGIPHLFNVYKKGNIGLANALGTGVADDKVVYAYVPKIIKYYLGEEPILNNVETYLCEDPKSRDYVLKNIEHLVVKEANEAGGYGMLIGPKASREEHELFKQKILQNPRNYIAQPTISLSTSPCFMDGTIEPRHVDLRPYILYGEDIHVTPGGLTRVALKKGSLVVNSSQGGGSKDTWVLNK from the coding sequence ATGAACTTCGGAGAATACAATACCTCAGGCGTTTACGATGAACTATGCGAATCCACCGGCTTACCCAGAGAAGGTGCTGAAACCGTATATAACTATTTTAACAGCCTTTCCTTAGATGAACTTCGTGCCCGACAAAAGAATCTGGAGGTTTCCATGATGAATATGGGTATCACATTTAATGTGTATTCTGAAGAAGGGGGCATAGAAAGAATAATACCTATAGACATCATTCCGCGGATCATTCGTGCAAAGGAGTGGGAACACCTGGAAAAGGGACTAAAACAGAGGATCTTTGCCTTGAATGAATTCCTAAAAGATATCTATAGCGAGCAAAAAATACTGGAGGATAAGGTCATGCCTTCAGAAACCATATTTAGCTCCAAAGGCTTCTTAAAAGAATGTATGCACGTCAAGCCTTTGAAGGATATCTATATCCATATCACGGGTACGGATTTAATCAGAAATGCCCAGGGGGAATTCGTGATCCTAGAAGATAATCTTAGATGTCCATCAGGAGTGTCCTATATGCTTCAAGGCCGGGAACTTTCCAAACAAGGATTAGCAAAATTAATATCCAAAGCTAAAGTAAAATCCATATCAGATTATCCTGAAAAACTTTTTCAAGCCTTAAAATACATTTCAGGCAAGGCAGAACCTACTATCGCTGTCTTAACACCGGGAATCTATAATTCTGCTTATTATGAGCATTCATATTTAGCCCAGCAAATGGGCGTAGAGCTGGTAGACTACAGAGATTTAATAGTAGAGAATGATTTCCTTAAACTTCGTACCACCAAAGGACTAAAGACGGTTGATGTGCTTTACAGAAGACTAGATGATTTATTCATAGATCCCATCCACTTCAACCCTATGTCTCTAATAGGCATACCCCATCTTTTTAACGTTTATAAGAAAGGAAATATAGGTCTAGCCAATGCCTTAGGTACAGGTGTAGCTGATGATAAGGTAGTCTATGCATATGTGCCCAAGATCATCAAATACTACTTAGGGGAAGAACCTATCCTTAACAACGTAGAAACCTACCTCTGCGAAGATCCTAAATCCAGGGACTATGTGCTAAAGAATATTGAGCATTTGGTGGTTAAAGAGGCTAATGAAGCAGGTGGATACGGAATGTTAATCGGTCCAAAGGCCTCAAGAGAGGAGCACGAGCTCTTTAAGCAGAAGATTCTTCAGAATCCTAGGAACTACATTGCCCAACCTACCATTTCCCTATCCACATCCCCTTGCTTTATGGATGGAACCATAGAGCCTAGGCATGTAGATTTACGCCCTTACATTCTATACGGAGAAGATATTCATGTTACTCCAGGTGGATTGACGCGCGTGGCCTTAAAAAAGGGATCCCTAGTAGTAAACTCCTCTCAAGGTGGAGGAAGTAAGGATACCTGGGTACTAAACAAGTAA
- a CDS encoding IS3 family transposase — protein MAKAIQELRPEFNLQLLLDCSHMARSSFYYHQLCSKSDKYGELKELIKCIYHKHKGRYGYRRITDELRKLGRIINHKTVLKLMSLLGLKSLIRRKKYQSYRGDQGKIAPHILQRNFKADRPNQKWVTDITEFKVRDKKLYLSPIMDLYNQEIISYQLSERPSFDQVVDMLKKAFKKIPTSTELLFHSDQGWQYQMKQFQALLKKKGIVQSMSRKGNCLDNAIIENFFGTLKAEMFYIQKINSIEELKKEIKNYIYYYNHERIKSNLKKMSPIQYRTHFSET, from the coding sequence ATCGCAAAAGCCATACAAGAATTAAGGCCGGAGTTTAATCTACAGTTATTGTTAGATTGCTCTCATATGGCTAGAAGTAGCTTTTATTATCATCAACTCTGCAGTAAAAGCGACAAGTACGGTGAGCTAAAGGAGCTCATTAAATGCATTTATCATAAGCATAAAGGGCGTTATGGCTACAGAAGGATTACAGATGAGCTGCGAAAGCTAGGCCGGATCATCAACCATAAAACGGTTTTAAAGTTGATGAGTTTATTGGGATTGAAGAGCTTGATTCGAAGGAAGAAATACCAGTCGTATCGGGGAGATCAAGGTAAAATAGCACCTCATATTTTACAACGTAACTTTAAAGCGGATCGGCCAAATCAGAAATGGGTAACAGACATCACAGAATTTAAAGTTCGAGACAAAAAACTTTATCTGTCGCCGATAATGGATCTTTATAATCAAGAAATTATCAGTTATCAGTTAAGTGAACGTCCTAGTTTTGACCAAGTGGTAGATATGCTCAAAAAGGCATTCAAAAAGATCCCTACTAGTACCGAACTACTGTTCCACTCTGACCAGGGATGGCAATATCAAATGAAACAATTCCAAGCTCTGCTTAAGAAAAAGGGAATTGTACAAAGCATGTCAAGAAAAGGAAATTGCCTAGACAATGCCATTATTGAAAATTTCTTTGGAACACTAAAAGCTGAAATGTTTTACATCCAAAAAATCAATTCAATTGAAGAACTAAAAAAGGAAATCAAAAACTATATTTACTATTACAATCATGAAAGAATAAAGTCAAACCTAAAAAAAATGAGCCCGATTCAATATCGAACTCATTTCTCAGAAACTTAA
- a CDS encoding transposase: MSRKVKYDLAFKLRCVKDVLEKHQSIVRVSDSVGIKEVLLRKWLQEYEIGGLKGLEPKVSNRTYSSSFKLNVLKAIENENLSLKDARLRFRIPSDSTIITWQRNFATFGVNGLESKPKGRPITMNRKPKAPLTRLEELELENERLRCENAFLKKLRALIQAEEEQRRGQSQKPYKN, from the coding sequence ATGAGCAGGAAAGTAAAGTATGATCTAGCGTTTAAGCTAAGATGTGTAAAAGATGTTTTAGAAAAACATCAATCAATAGTAAGAGTAAGTGACAGCGTGGGGATTAAGGAAGTTCTTTTACGGAAGTGGTTACAAGAGTATGAAATAGGTGGTTTAAAAGGCCTGGAACCTAAGGTGAGCAATCGGACTTATAGTTCATCTTTTAAACTCAATGTTTTAAAGGCTATCGAAAATGAGAATTTAAGTTTAAAGGATGCGCGATTGAGATTTCGTATTCCAAGTGACTCAACCATAATCACTTGGCAAAGGAATTTTGCTACCTTTGGAGTCAACGGTTTAGAAAGCAAACCCAAAGGCCGTCCCATAACTATGAATCGCAAACCCAAAGCACCTTTAACGAGATTAGAAGAGCTAGAATTAGAAAACGAACGTTTACGTTGTGAGAATGCTTTTCTAAAAAAGTTGAGAGCCTTAATTCAAGCCGAGGAGGAACAACGCCGCGGACAATCGCAAAAGCCATACAAGAATTAA
- a CDS encoding SDR family oxidoreductase, with protein sequence MKILITGSNGLLGQKLVQQLAGKGDIIATARGENRLPLSDGYRYRSLDITDPEAVNAVIIEETPDAIIHTAAMTNVDQCETDKEECWKLNVHATEYLVKAAEKTGSYFLHVSTDFIFDGKEGPYAEDAEPNPISFYGWSKFAAEKVVQSSSLNWSIARTVLVYGIAHDMSRSNIILWVKGSLEAGKTIKVVNDQWRTPTLAEDLAAGCILMVEKKAQGIYNISGKDLLNPYQMAVMTADYFGLDKNLIQEVNGTQFTQTARRPPKTGFILDKPIKDLGYSPRSFTEGIGILASQLK encoded by the coding sequence ATGAAAATATTAATTACAGGTTCCAATGGTCTTTTGGGACAGAAATTAGTGCAACAGTTGGCAGGTAAAGGAGATATAATTGCTACAGCAAGAGGGGAAAACCGTTTGCCCCTATCAGATGGATACAGATATAGAAGTTTAGATATCACTGATCCGGAAGCTGTGAATGCCGTCATTATAGAAGAAACACCGGATGCCATTATACATACAGCTGCAATGACGAACGTTGATCAGTGTGAAACAGATAAAGAAGAATGCTGGAAACTCAATGTCCATGCCACTGAATACTTAGTAAAAGCAGCTGAAAAAACTGGATCTTATTTCCTGCATGTTTCCACGGACTTCATCTTTGACGGAAAAGAAGGCCCTTATGCAGAAGATGCAGAACCTAATCCTATAAGTTTCTACGGATGGAGTAAGTTTGCAGCAGAAAAGGTGGTGCAAAGTAGCTCGCTCAACTGGTCCATAGCCAGAACAGTATTGGTGTATGGGATTGCCCATGATATGAGTCGCTCGAACATCATCCTATGGGTTAAAGGTTCTCTAGAAGCGGGAAAAACGATCAAGGTGGTTAATGATCAATGGCGCACTCCTACCCTTGCAGAAGATCTCGCAGCAGGATGTATCCTAATGGTAGAGAAGAAAGCTCAGGGGATATATAATATCTCTGGAAAAGATCTATTGAATCCTTATCAGATGGCAGTCATGACTGCAGATTACTTTGGATTGGACAAAAACCTGATTCAGGAGGTGAATGGCACCCAATTTACTCAGACGGCTAGACGACCACCGAAGACCGGTTTTATTTTAGATAAACCCATAAAGGACTTAGGTTATTCACCTAGATCATTTACAGAAGGAATTGGCATCTTAGCTTCCCAATTAAAATAA
- a CDS encoding peptidylprolyl isomerase, with the protein MKKILFLLAILPISAFAQKRDKVYTLTSGKDKIRFVLYDETPLHKKNFASLVSKKFYHGLLFHRVIKDFMIQGGDPNSKKAKPGDRLGNGGDHLERIPFEYHPERFHKKGVIAAARDNNPEKKSSACQFYIVQGKKFNDEDLDKFETRNQLKYTPSQRETYKTIGGTPHLDKNYTVFGEVVGDLSLLDKIAAVKTDEFNRPVEDQKMKITAKKMSRKKITKKYGYTYL; encoded by the coding sequence ATGAAAAAGATACTCTTCCTATTAGCCATCCTTCCTATATCGGCCTTTGCTCAAAAAAGGGATAAGGTTTATACCCTAACCTCAGGTAAGGATAAGATACGCTTCGTCCTCTATGATGAAACTCCTTTGCATAAGAAGAATTTTGCATCATTAGTATCTAAAAAATTCTACCATGGACTACTCTTTCATAGAGTCATCAAGGACTTTATGATTCAGGGAGGAGATCCCAATTCAAAAAAAGCTAAACCCGGAGATAGATTAGGAAATGGTGGAGATCACCTGGAAAGGATACCTTTTGAATATCATCCGGAAAGATTCCACAAAAAAGGAGTCATTGCGGCTGCCAGAGACAATAATCCCGAAAAGAAATCCAGCGCTTGCCAGTTTTACATAGTGCAAGGGAAGAAATTCAATGACGAAGATCTGGACAAATTTGAAACAAGAAATCAATTGAAATACACTCCATCCCAGAGAGAAACCTACAAAACCATTGGAGGTACTCCTCACTTGGATAAGAATTACACCGTTTTTGGGGAGGTAGTGGGTGACCTTAGTCTGTTAGATAAAATTGCAGCGGTGAAGACGGATGAATTTAACCGACCAGTAGAAGATCAGAAGATGAAGATCACTGCTAAGAAAATGAGTAGAAAAAAGATAACTAAAAAATACGGCTACACTTACTTATGA
- the hemC gene encoding hydroxymethylbilane synthase translates to MKIRIGTRVSLLAMWQANYIKSRLEAAGAETEIVGMETKGDKVLDVALSKIGSKGVFTEELEEKLLNGEIHIAVHSAKDMQSSLAEDFELIAFTEREYPGDVLVADRALDLSAPITIGTSSVRRIAFFKKHYPHIKLVNMRGNLQTRIQKMRSGQCDGLALAYAGVHRMEYDELIVHRFPLDQFIPPVGQGTVTVEIAKNLDENIKTFVKNTCNDENTYKCLQAERAFLKEMNGGCSIPVFGHATLEGEEILFKGGITNLEGTEEVSMEFRGTDPILLGQHAAEQVLQNGGAEILKQIRA, encoded by the coding sequence ATGAAAATAAGGATAGGTACGAGGGTAAGTCTATTAGCCATGTGGCAGGCTAATTATATTAAAAGTCGGCTGGAAGCTGCAGGAGCAGAAACAGAGATAGTGGGGATGGAAACCAAAGGCGACAAAGTATTGGATGTAGCCCTATCCAAAATTGGCAGTAAAGGTGTATTCACAGAAGAATTGGAAGAAAAACTCCTGAATGGTGAGATTCATATAGCTGTACACTCCGCTAAAGACATGCAGAGTAGTTTGGCAGAAGATTTTGAATTGATTGCATTTACAGAAAGGGAATACCCTGGAGATGTACTTGTGGCTGACCGGGCTTTGGATTTAAGCGCACCTATCACCATAGGGACCTCATCTGTACGTAGAATTGCTTTCTTTAAGAAGCATTATCCTCATATCAAATTAGTGAATATGAGAGGAAACCTGCAAACCCGCATTCAAAAAATGCGTTCCGGTCAATGCGATGGTTTGGCCCTAGCTTATGCCGGAGTACATCGTATGGAATATGATGAACTGATTGTCCATAGGTTTCCCTTGGATCAATTTATCCCTCCGGTAGGACAGGGCACCGTTACAGTAGAGATCGCAAAAAACTTAGATGAGAACATTAAGACCTTCGTAAAAAACACTTGTAACGATGAAAATACGTATAAATGTTTACAAGCCGAGCGAGCATTCTTAAAAGAAATGAATGGAGGTTGTTCTATTCCAGTGTTCGGACACGCTACTTTGGAGGGGGAAGAAATCCTCTTCAAAGGAGGAATCACTAACCTAGAAGGAACTGAAGAAGTATCTATGGAATTCAGAGGAACAGATCCTATTCTTTTAGGTCAGCATGCCGCCGAACAAGTCCTACAAAATGGAGGTGCAGAAATATTGAAACAAATCAGAGCATGA
- a CDS encoding phosphatase PAP2 family protein, whose protein sequence is MSERISKALSYILHPVFIPCYLVIALKVWAPLPVFYLFMGDRLFLALFLLIFTYTVIIPLLFVFLQYKLKFISDYTLNNRRERPRVYLFTSGFYFATAYFLNEKGSVFMPTAVLFTAMGVNILGLFLFNFFDKISAHTSGLGGIVGIFFGIYYRYGDPNLIPVILSALILVGVLGSARLYLGAHNRRQIFLGAIWGFVTGFIGSYYFMKL, encoded by the coding sequence GTGTCAGAAAGAATATCAAAAGCCCTCTCCTATATCCTACATCCGGTATTTATACCTTGCTATTTGGTTATAGCCTTGAAGGTATGGGCCCCTCTTCCCGTGTTTTACCTTTTTATGGGAGATCGACTCTTCCTGGCCTTATTTCTCCTGATCTTTACGTATACCGTCATTATCCCACTCTTGTTTGTATTTCTCCAGTATAAACTGAAATTCATTTCAGATTATACCTTGAATAATAGAAGAGAAAGACCCAGAGTTTACCTCTTCACCTCCGGATTTTACTTCGCTACGGCCTATTTTTTGAATGAAAAAGGCAGCGTCTTTATGCCTACTGCGGTCCTATTCACCGCCATGGGTGTGAATATTTTGGGACTGTTTCTATTTAACTTCTTTGATAAAATATCAGCCCATACCTCGGGATTAGGAGGCATTGTGGGCATTTTCTTTGGCATTTACTATAGATATGGGGATCCTAATCTGATTCCTGTTATTTTAAGTGCACTAATTCTGGTTGGGGTTTTAGGAAGCGCCCGACTATATTTAGGTGCACATAACCGTAGACAAATCTTCCTAGGTGCAATATGGGGATTCGTTACCGGATTTATTGGATCGTATTATTTTATGAAATTATGA
- the rpoN gene encoding RNA polymerase factor sigma-54, whose translation MQKLVLSQSIQQRLSPQQIQFIKLLQIPTAELAQRIEEELEINPALEEGKEKEEFEETPLEDLDYQDYDDDYRGYKMSDGYQDEPKEIMPVISTESLQESLLQQLGFLQLSERETLIGTQLIGSIEDDGYIRRPLRSICNDLAFGQNIYTNEEELEGILRKIQKFEPAGIGARDLKECLILQIEKGANTKESNLALIILEDYFEEFSKKHFDKIQKKLNIDDETLKSVFQYITRLNPKPGNMISTQNNVAYLIPDFIVSYVNGKMEIVLNSKNAPDLKISKSFSEMLDTYSKSDKQNKQIKETLTFVKQKLDAAKWFIDAIKQRQQTLLKTMEAIVDFQFNFFVEGDESKLKPMILKDIADKIDMDISTVSRVANSKSVQTDFGIYPLKYFFSEGISTESGEDASSREVKNTLKALIDEEEKSAPHSDDKLEKLLKAKGYNIARRTVAKYREQLGIPVARLRKQI comes from the coding sequence ATGCAGAAACTTGTACTAAGTCAATCGATTCAGCAGAGGCTCTCACCTCAGCAGATTCAGTTTATCAAACTGCTGCAAATCCCTACAGCAGAATTGGCTCAGCGCATTGAAGAAGAATTAGAAATTAACCCCGCATTAGAAGAAGGAAAAGAAAAAGAAGAATTTGAAGAAACGCCCCTAGAAGATCTGGACTATCAAGATTATGACGATGATTACAGGGGATACAAAATGTCTGACGGATATCAGGATGAACCAAAGGAAATCATGCCCGTGATTTCTACAGAATCTTTACAAGAATCCCTCCTTCAGCAGTTAGGCTTCCTTCAACTCAGCGAGAGAGAAACCCTTATTGGTACCCAACTCATAGGTTCCATAGAAGATGATGGCTACATCCGTAGACCCCTTCGTTCTATCTGTAACGACCTGGCTTTCGGACAAAACATCTATACAAACGAGGAAGAGTTGGAAGGAATTCTTCGCAAAATTCAGAAATTCGAACCTGCAGGCATAGGAGCAAGAGATCTAAAAGAATGCTTGATCCTTCAGATTGAGAAAGGTGCCAATACTAAGGAAAGTAATTTGGCACTGATCATTCTGGAAGATTATTTCGAAGAATTCAGCAAGAAGCATTTCGATAAGATCCAAAAGAAACTTAATATTGATGATGAAACTCTAAAGTCTGTTTTCCAGTATATCACCCGACTAAATCCTAAACCGGGAAATATGATATCTACACAGAACAATGTGGCGTATCTCATTCCTGATTTCATTGTGTCCTATGTCAATGGAAAGATGGAGATCGTTCTGAACTCCAAAAACGCTCCGGATCTTAAAATCAGTAAGTCTTTCTCGGAAATGCTCGATACCTATTCTAAGAGCGACAAGCAAAACAAGCAGATCAAAGAGACTCTGACCTTTGTCAAGCAAAAATTAGATGCTGCCAAATGGTTTATAGATGCCATAAAGCAAAGACAGCAAACCCTACTGAAAACCATGGAGGCTATAGTGGATTTCCAATTCAACTTCTTCGTAGAAGGTGATGAAAGTAAACTAAAACCCATGATCTTGAAGGATATTGCTGACAAAATAGACATGGACATTTCAACCGTCTCAAGAGTAGCCAATAGCAAATCTGTACAAACAGATTTCGGGATTTATCCCCTAAAATATTTCTTTTCCGAAGGTATTTCTACAGAATCAGGGGAAGATGCCTCAAGCAGAGAGGTTAAAAACACCCTGAAAGCACTTATAGATGAAGAGGAAAAAAGTGCTCCACACTCTGATGATAAATTAGAGAAATTACTAAAAGCAAAAGGCTATAACATAGCCCGAAGAACCGTAGCTAAATACAGAGAACAACTGGGCATCCCGGTAGCCCGATTAAGAAAACAAATTTGA
- a CDS encoding chorismate-binding protein has translation MLATTSKVNHTILSLLKEEKAFALYRLPGKTEFHLMVSEKNFLEVEEMDFEELPSGFAFVPFDQSKLWFLPADYHFTSTNDSIDLSEFNISVCKKDITGFQLIPSNEDSDKEIYMQKVDQLVKSLQNNVARKVVLSRRKKVGTLAGNDYFSAFQKLCKTHSDAMVSLVYFPEKQQIWLGATPEILVKQDKAQVFTTMSLAGTQSAFDVNGKEIRPIDALWTHKEIEEQALVGRYIINCLKKIRVREFEEEGPKTVKAGKLLHLRTYYIIDNKEVNYPNLSSVMLNLLHPTPAICGMPKDAAEKLLAEVEGYDREFYSGYLGPINVDEESHLFVNLRTMKIENGEVYTYAGGGITAESLPGKEWWETELKMGTIKGAFDNIEKL, from the coding sequence ATGTTAGCTACAACAAGTAAAGTAAATCACACCATATTAAGCCTTCTGAAGGAGGAAAAGGCGTTTGCCTTGTATCGCCTGCCCGGGAAAACAGAGTTCCACCTTATGGTCTCTGAAAAGAATTTCCTGGAAGTAGAAGAAATGGACTTTGAAGAGTTGCCTTCAGGCTTCGCTTTTGTACCCTTTGACCAGAGTAAACTTTGGTTCCTACCTGCTGACTACCATTTCACTTCCACGAATGATAGTATAGATCTGTCTGAATTCAATATTTCTGTATGCAAAAAAGATATCACAGGATTTCAACTTATTCCCTCGAATGAGGATTCAGATAAGGAGATCTACATGCAAAAAGTAGATCAACTAGTGAAGTCCTTGCAGAATAATGTAGCTAGAAAAGTAGTATTGTCCCGTAGGAAAAAGGTGGGAACTTTAGCAGGGAATGATTATTTTTCTGCATTTCAAAAGCTTTGCAAAACCCATAGTGATGCTATGGTAAGCTTAGTTTACTTCCCTGAAAAACAGCAGATTTGGTTAGGTGCCACTCCGGAAATATTGGTCAAACAAGACAAAGCACAGGTGTTTACTACCATGTCTTTAGCCGGTACCCAATCCGCTTTTGATGTTAACGGAAAGGAGATCCGACCCATTGACGCCCTTTGGACACATAAAGAAATAGAAGAGCAGGCCTTAGTAGGCAGATATATCATCAATTGTCTAAAGAAAATAAGGGTGAGAGAATTTGAAGAAGAAGGTCCAAAGACCGTTAAAGCCGGCAAACTTCTACACCTTAGAACCTACTATATCATAGACAACAAGGAAGTAAACTATCCCAACCTTAGCTCTGTGATGTTAAATCTACTACACCCTACTCCAGCCATATGCGGCATGCCTAAAGATGCTGCGGAAAAATTACTGGCTGAAGTAGAAGGATACGATAGAGAATTCTATAGCGGATATTTAGGTCCAATAAATGTAGATGAAGAAAGTCACCTCTTTGTAAACCTAAGGACCATGAAAATAGAAAATGGCGAGGTATATACTTATGCAGGTGGTGGTATTACAGCCGAATCTCTACCCGGAAAAGAGTGGTGGGAAACCGAACTTAAAATGGGTACTATAAAAGGGGCATTTGATAACATAGAGAAGCTTTAG
- a CDS encoding cytochrome c maturation protein CcmE domain-containing protein, translated as MKKTHIIALGVIAIAVAMIITTIGDASTYLSYSEAKKLAEEGNTKSVHVTGELPRDANGEPVGIKYEPSINPNRFEFLMVDSVSNRQFRVVHNQPKPQDMERSEKVVVVGKVNLEGNYFEADKILLKCPSKYNNGDLKVDEQGYVSYNK; from the coding sequence ATGAAAAAGACGCATATTATAGCTTTAGGAGTGATAGCTATTGCCGTTGCCATGATTATCACTACCATAGGCGATGCCAGCACCTATTTGAGCTACAGTGAAGCAAAGAAGCTTGCAGAAGAAGGTAATACTAAATCTGTGCACGTCACAGGAGAATTACCAAGAGATGCTAATGGAGAACCTGTAGGCATCAAATATGAGCCATCCATAAATCCCAATAGATTTGAATTCTTGATGGTGGATTCTGTCTCGAACCGTCAATTCCGTGTTGTACATAACCAACCGAAACCGCAGGACATGGAAAGGTCCGAAAAAGTAGTGGTGGTAGGAAAAGTTAATCTTGAAGGTAATTACTTTGAAGCAGATAAAATCCTTCTCAAATGTCCATCAAAATACAATAATGGAGATTTGAAAGTGGATGAGCAGGGATATGTTAGCTACAACAAGTAA
- a CDS encoding CcmD family protein: MKLLFQGAQMADLMRSEGKIYVVVVGLLIIMVGFLTYLYRLDRKISKIEKEIKK; this comes from the coding sequence ATGAAACTTTTGTTCCAAGGTGCCCAAATGGCTGACCTAATGCGCTCTGAAGGCAAAATTTATGTAGTGGTGGTGGGTTTGCTAATTATAATGGTAGGTTTTCTTACCTACTTGTATCGTCTTGATCGCAAAATCAGCAAAATAGAAAAGGAAATTAAAAAGTAA
- the ccsA gene encoding cytochrome c biogenesis protein CcsA, whose translation MKKYWWKFLGAGLLIYSVIFGFLGDTPRREILNETIRMVYFHVPMWFGMMALMVSSLIYSVRYLRSGDIKYDIYASQYAAVSVVFGILGFCTGMLWGNFTWGDWLPKDPKIIAVEVGLLIYSAYFVLRGSFDDEQRRGRLSAIYNIFAFASFMPLVWILPRLTDSLHPGNGGNPAFGSDMDMNMRIVFLPAVLGWILIGNWISTLKIRLKLINEKINE comes from the coding sequence ATGAAGAAGTATTGGTGGAAATTCCTCGGAGCTGGGCTCCTTATATATAGTGTCATCTTTGGATTCTTAGGTGATACTCCAAGAAGAGAAATTCTAAATGAGACCATCCGAATGGTCTATTTCCATGTGCCTATGTGGTTTGGCATGATGGCTCTAATGGTCAGCTCACTGATCTATTCTGTTCGCTATTTAAGATCTGGAGATATAAAATACGATATTTACGCCTCCCAATATGCTGCCGTTTCAGTGGTATTCGGAATCCTTGGATTCTGCACTGGTATGCTTTGGGGGAATTTTACTTGGGGGGATTGGTTACCAAAAGATCCTAAAATCATTGCAGTGGAAGTTGGCCTTTTAATCTATAGTGCCTACTTTGTTTTAAGGGGTTCGTTTGACGATGAACAGAGAAGAGGCCGTTTATCAGCCATCTACAATATCTTTGCCTTCGCATCCTTTATGCCTTTGGTTTGGATCTTACCTAGACTAACTGATTCATTGCATCCCGGTAATGGCGGGAACCCGGCCTTCGGGTCTGATATGGATATGAACATGCGGATAGTATTCCTGCCGGCCGTTTTGGGCTGGATTCTGATTGGAAACTGGATTAGTACCCTTAAAATCCGTTTGAAACTTATAAACGAAAAGATAAACGAATGA